The genomic segment TGAAAAGGTGCTAGGCTGGGTAGGGGAGGGCTTGTGCAGGGAAAGGGGGCAAGTGACATTCTCAAGTAGGGCATATGGAATAGAAAAGCAGTTACATGGGACATGAAATTGAAAACTAGCCACAGGGGAAGGCAATGAGCATTGGATCCAGATTGGCAAGATGAGTAAGGGGAGGTTAGCATCACTTAGGGCTATAGGACTTTGAGGTTCCATCAAAGGATTGAGGCTCAGGCTTCAGGCTTCAGAGAATAACATGGGGGAGGCCAGTAAGGGGTATGCAGGCTGCAAGGAGAACCTCCAGGCCCCTCTCCTAGGGCCCCTCCTTTGGGGGGAATCTCACTGACGTGGCAGAATCGTTCACTGTAGTCTGGCTGCAGACTCTCAGTCAGCCCTTTAGACACACCACTCCAGGCCTAAAGACAGATATCTCCAGGTCAGAGGTCAATTAGGGGCAGGAAGCAAAAGACCCAGGCTCTGAGCCAACGGATCTCTCACAAATCTGTTACCATTGTGATTACAGAAGGGCTATCTAGGCTCCAGGGCTCCTAATGCCCTGTAGTTTCCGTCTGTATCACACAAATCTCTTTGGCTCCGTCTCTCTGCCTAGCCCACCTTCCATTTGGTCAGCCACATCCTGATGCTACagggcccctcctccctccactgtgcacgccccccccacctcccagtcTGTCTTGTTGTCTGGCAGTTGGCAGTTGATAAATTCTAGTATGTGTATGGTAGTGTTCTCACCGAAAAGTTCCCGTGGTATTCAGTAACCAGATCCTCTAGATTCTTGATGGGGGGAATTCGAGGCATTCtgatcagagagaaagagggagcagAAGAATTAAATGAAAGATCCTTTACTACCCTTTATCCAACTGGCCAGCATGGAACCTCTAGCTTCCTCTCAACGCTCTTATCATAGCTCTTAAATGATCTACCCTGGAGATCATGAAATAACCCCACTACCCCCGCCTCATTTTAAGGGCTTCCTGAAATCTCACCGTTCCAACCAACAGTACACAAAGATCAGGGTAATAATCAACCCCATGGTGCCAACAGGGATAAGCACAGCTTCCAGTGCAAACAAGGAAGGATTCTCTGTAACAAACAAGGAAAATGACCCTTGCATTGTGGTACTCATAAGACATGGATGCCAGGCATCACACCAAACACACTCCTTATGCTTACTTTCCATACAGCTCCTGAGAGGGAGGAACAATGTTTATCtacattttacagatgaataagCCATATCAAAGAGGGCAGCCCAAACCCAAGCTCATCTCCACTATGCAGACTCTATGGAATCCTGTGGAGACCTCCTACACATTTCATATTCCCCTGGCGCATACTTTGGCCTCCTCTTCTATTTCAGTTGCACCCCTTCTCATCCCTCCATAGAAAACCCTtcttcacagagactgaagttaAACAGTAAGGGGGGGATAGAGgcttagggctagagagataaggCAAATGATAGTGACTGCATATTACAAAGGTTAGGGTACTGGGTGAATTATTTAGAGGTCATGCATTTGGGCCACTTTACCCTCTACAGTATGGCTCCCCCAGTGGACTGGTTGGCTCCATTTACTCCACAGTTGGGAACTTCCACAGATTGGGTTAAAACGGCTCCGAACCCGAAATGTGTAGAGCTTCAGCTCATCCACACTAGGCAGGGAGAATCTTGGTTCATGATCCACTATTTGTTCCTAGAGAGAAGGGCAAGGGAAAGATCATTATcaataaaggaagagagaatgggaaCATTCTTGCCTAtacttcaaggtcatcttctgatCCTTCTAATTTCTTGTTCTTTCCAgtcccaggaaaacaaaacaagaaattggTTCTGGTCCCTCCTAGTTCTACTTTGCTCCCCTCCCTACAAATCAGAACACACTGCTCCCCTTCTTTAATTCGACTCCCCTCCAGATCCACTCACTGGCTTCCTTTATATCTGACATCAGGAAGAGGATGGTGGAAGAGGCAAAGTGAAAGCTCACTGGTGATAtccgggggtggtggtgggggaaagTGAAAGTGTAGACAGAGGAGCTGGAAGGCAGAGAACTGGGACCTGGAATTAGGTTCTTCTGTCTAGTTAGTTGAACCCTTTCTCCTCTTGCTTGGCCTTAGCCACTGTATCCACAACACCAAGTCACTCACCGTCCAGCTTCGATCTCGGTTGCTCCGGTACTGCACCAAATATTGTAAACAGCGTTCTATATATCTGCTTTTCCATCTCAGCTCTAGCTGAGATTCACTCAGGTTGCAAAGCGTTAGATTCTCTGGAGCCCATGGGATCACTggagatatgtatgtgtgtagtcaTTGCCCTGGCCTAGACAAGTCAGGATCTTGGAGGTAATTCCCCTtatcctgcctcccttccccatcGCAACCCCCGTATCTATCTATAAACTCCAGGGCCTTTAAGCTCCCTGGCCTCTTGGCCACTTCTTTCCCGATTACCAAGATTCTGTAGGGTTAGCTTCTGTTCAGTTCGCCTCTGGGATTTCTGGGGGTCCCGGAGCTGGATGACAAATGTCCGGTAGAGCTCGATATCTTCTTTTTGTATCTGACAGCCAGAAGTAATCTCTTTTGAGAACAAATAGTGGCTGCATTCCTGGAATGTATTATTATCAGATCCCTTGTACCTAGAGAAGGGTTACAAGGCAAAAGAATGATGGGCCAAACATGGGTATGCGGATGCCCATAGCCTAGCCTCATCTAGTCTGAACTGACAACTTATCCCATGAGAAACTGGTAGGGGGCCTGAGAAGCTGGCTACCCACTTTTTTTGGTCCTCAAGCAGTCTTTCCCGGCTAACCCACCTGCTCTTCTTCCTGGGctacccctcccccttctcataCCTGTAGTGCAAAGTGAGGTTGGTCGCCTGAGGCTCAGAACTGCTATTCCAAGTGCAATTCATGTACTCTACGTTGAACACAAAGCATTGGACCTCTGGGAGGGGCAGAGTAGGAACACTGAGCTGTTCAGGGGCCGTAGAAGTCAGGATCAATTCTAAGtttgggaagaaaatgaaatagtggagtggaagaaaaagaaatcttggtCAGAAGAAGCAGTAGTGAGACAGaaagccctcccctccccctccccacacttCTTTTTAGTCATTATAGTGAGCACTAGCAGGCTCCAGATTGTATAGAGAGGGCTTCTATCCAGCCCTTCCCCCATAGCCGTCCTCTCAACAATCCCCTCTGGTCCTAGATTTCCTACCAGCTTTGGTGTCTTCATTCCCACTGGACATGAGGACCTTGGAGCTCCACCCTACCCTCAGCAGAAGCAGCTGAAGGAGTAAGAAGGATCTAGGTGACAATAATAGTTTCAACATGGCgcttgctcttctttctctggGTGTCGTCTGTGTCAGAACCCTGAACCACTCTCCCACAAGCCCTCCCCACCCTTACATTTCCTTTTGTCGTAGCTTCCGGTGGAAAGAACCTTAGAAACCACGCTGTAGAGGGAGGGGGGTTAGTAAATGTGTTCAGTGACATAAGCTAAGTCCCCTGGGAGATTTGGGTTCTGCTCTAAAGTGATGTTCTGTCAAGATTAATACTTCATCAACAACAGTGTCACAGAATCAAGACTCTTCAGGCCACCTAGGTCCAGGAAGGCTCTGCTGAacacccacccccaccacacaccatCATTCCCAGCCACCTTTTCCCTCTAGGCTATCTTAAACATCTGTCAAAGTTCTACAGTCTAGGGAGGATGGATGGAAAGTCCTGACTTGATTCATGTGGCTACTTACATAGCTGTCTTTCTTCTGACCTACTCCAAACTAGAATAGCCACCCCTAACTGctgcctgagtttggtccctgttGACCCTAGTGAGAACTGGCTTCAAAGATGGAAGAAGAACAGTACTAACTTCAGGCTCCCTAGTTCCCTGCAAAtctgcttctttttctgtcttccttgtcCTTCTTAATAGCATCATCACCTGCCAGACTTGAAACCTCAGGATCCTCTTCATgtcccccccccttctctctcacacTGAGAATCCAATCAGCCGTGTTTCTGCAGTATTTCTCCCAGCAGTTTCCTCCTTTCTGTTAACCACAGCCACTGTGCTAAATCAGCCTTTCATTACCTCTAGTCATGATTATTCCTGTAACCCACAAACTGGTCCCCTTTCTCAAGGGCCTCTGCTCTCCAGTCCATTCTTCATTCTGTGGCTAGATTTACCTTCCCTCGGAGCACAGGGTTGATTGGAGAAGCCATTTACTGAAATTGTTTATCCAGCCAACATTTATTGAGTCTTTAATATGTGCTCGGTACAGTGCTTATGTCCTGAGAACATAAGACAAATAAGACATCATCATTTTAGAAGCTCAGAGATAAGTGGggaacatataaataatataatctaCTGTAATGAGTTCTACAGCATAGATGTGGAGATTCTCCAAAACACAGTTAAACAAAGGTAGGAACTATCCAGCTGCACTTTGCCTCTGCCTGATTTGCTActctattttctctctggtaaAATTACACTAATTTTTTCAGATTCTGCTTTAAAAGCATCTCTTCAGTAAAGTGCCCTTGAACTATCCTCTTTCCATCTTGGTCAATTTAgttgcttcctctctttctgggagagagaggggtagTGGTGATGTTGAAGCAAGGCCTCATGTAACTCAGCCTGGCTCCAAACTTGGTAggcagctggccttgaactcctgctccctctctctccatctcctaaagtgctgggattacagtgccAGCATGCTTGGCTTTTTTAAAGCCCTCTGTATTTTGGGTGataatgatatatatgtgtagaaTATAAATGCATCAATTGTAATAAAATGTACCATTCTTAGGTGAGATGAGGAGAGGCACAGGGAGTGACTTGGAGCAGTTTCGGGCTCATAGCAATATTAAACGGAATGAGCTAACTCTACCTTACTGTGAACCTGGAAttgctacaatttttttttcaaagtctcggatttactgtgtagctgaagatgatctAAAAATCCTGATCTTTCACCTCCAATCTCCAGTGTTGGGAATACAGGCGTGTACCACTATACTCAGCTGCTATTTCTAGTTTTGAAGGCCTTCAGAGTTAAATCAAAGTCACCACATCTAGTATGTTTTCTTCTACCCAATCAGATTGTATTTTAAAGGCTGGCCTTTGCAGTTCTCCTCCTCCTGTGGCCTCACTGCTAAAGGTTCAGACTTGTGACTATTACCAATCTTTTCACTTTCTACtttaattcactctgtagcctaaaCAGACTTCCTTGGCCTCCTAAGCACTGGCATTGCAGGGTTTATCTCCACAGTGCATTttggcattttgtttttattattatttatttatgtatttttttttaaaggcaagagtctttctatgtagtgGCTGTCCCCTAACTCTCTATGGACCTCACACTCAGAGGCAGTCTACCTCTACCTtcaaagtgctagaattacagttgttgtaccaccatgcccagatatagattttgtatgcatgtgggtATATGCAGTGGACAAGTAAGTTCCTTCCACCATatggtactgagaattgaactcaggctttcaggcttggcagcaagcaccattACTTGCTGAACCATTTACCCGGCCCTGATTTTGGTAATTTTATTATAGCActttagctaaaaaaaaaataaataaataaaataatagaaagagtATCGGCTGTATAATATTGGGCAAACAAATTATCACTCTTTGAAAATCAGCTttctgggggctggcgagatagctcagcgggtgaCAGCAGTGACtgacaaccacccgtaatgagatctgacgccctcttctggtgtgtctgaagacagctacagtgaattaagctggAGCAAGCGGGCCAGAGCGAGGAGGGccagtagaggtcctgagttcaattcccagcagtcacacacataatagctcacagccatctgtacagctacagtgtactcatacacataaaataaataaaataaatctttaaaaaaagaaagagaaaagaaaatcagcttTCTGGCCTGGTGGTGGtatcatatgcctttaatcccagctttcaggagataaaggcaggtggatttctgtgagtgagttccaggacagccaaggatacacagagaaaccctgtcaaaaaaaaagaaaaagaaagaaaaagaaagaaaaactattaaaggaagaaaagaatggggggaa from the Mastomys coucha isolate ucsf_1 chromosome X, UCSF_Mcou_1, whole genome shotgun sequence genome contains:
- the Il2rg gene encoding cytokine receptor common subunit gamma isoform X1 yields the protein MLKLLLSPRSFLLLQLLLLRVGWSSKVLMSSGNEDTKAELILTSTAPEQLSVPTLPLPEVQCFVFNVEYMNCTWNSSSEPQATNLTLHYRYKGSDNNTFQECSHYLFSKEITSGCQIQKEDIELYRTFVIQLRDPQKSQRRTEQKLTLQNLVIPWAPENLTLCNLSESQLELRWKSRYIERCLQYLVQYRSNRDRSWTEQIVDHEPRFSLPSVDELKLYTFRVRSRFNPICGSSQLWSKWSQPVHWGSHTVEENPSLFALEAVLIPVGTMGLIITLIFVYCWLERMPRIPPIKNLEDLVTEYHGNFSAWSGVSKGLTESLQPDYSERFCHVSEIPPKGGALGEGPGGSPCSLHTPYWPPPCYSLKPEA
- the Il2rg gene encoding cytokine receptor common subunit gamma isoform X2, producing MLKLLLSPRSFLLLQLLLLRVGWSSKVLMSSGNEDTKAELILTSTAPEQLSVPTLPLPEVQCFVFNVEYMNCTWNSSSEPQATNLTLHYRYKGSDNNTFQECSHYLFSKEITSGCQIQKEDIELYRTFVIQLRDPQKSQRRTEQKLTLQNLVIPWAPENLTLCNLSESQLELRWKSRYIERCLQYLVQYRSNRDRSWTEQIVDHEPRFSLPSVDELKRESFLVCTGSCAYPCWHHGVDYYPDLCVLLVGTNASNSPHQESRGSGY